A region of Flavobacterium indicum GPTSA100-9 = DSM 17447 DNA encodes the following proteins:
- a CDS encoding RNA polymerase sigma factor: protein MIDKQLIQACKKQQRDAQRQVYELLVKKLYFTCSRYLKKEEEIEEAMADAFFTIFTKIEQLKEENAFEGWAKKIAVNQCLMQLKKKVNFNLYLEDVAFQAQPLTEEMADLEEEDLLNLLNYLPDGCKTVFSLFVIEGFGHKEIAEQLNISEGTSKSQLNVAKTKLKELVNKLYYQRANTSN from the coding sequence ATGATAGACAAACAACTTATACAAGCCTGTAAAAAGCAACAGCGGGATGCGCAGCGACAAGTATATGAATTACTAGTCAAAAAATTGTATTTCACCTGCTCGAGGTATTTAAAAAAGGAAGAAGAAATTGAGGAAGCCATGGCCGATGCTTTTTTTACCATTTTCACTAAGATAGAGCAATTAAAAGAAGAAAATGCATTTGAAGGTTGGGCAAAAAAAATTGCGGTTAATCAATGCTTAATGCAATTGAAGAAAAAAGTAAACTTCAATTTATACTTAGAAGATGTAGCATTTCAGGCCCAACCTTTAACAGAGGAAATGGCTGATTTAGAGGAAGAAGATTTATTAAATCTATTGAATTATTTACCAGATGGTTGTAAAACTGTTTTCAGTTTATTTGTCATTGAAGGTTTTGGTCATAAAGAAATTGCAGAGCAATTAAACATTTCAGAAGGCACCTCAAAATCACAATTAAACGTTGCTAAAACTAAGTTAAAAGAACTAGTAAACAAATTATATTATCAAAGAGCGAATACAAGTAACTAG
- a CDS encoding DUF6929 family protein yields the protein MEKIQLTEFKKIKGISAASGLLFSKDVIFIISDNSSFLYQYVIDKDLVLKFPLVKDAKENIVKKDKPDLEAITSFGNQLFLLGSGSTDKRNTMFTLDLTNDQLQTNDLSQLYTFLREIAKLESDELNIEGAICADKTMYLFQRGNGQNSKNGIFIVPDSQERPIQYFPVTLPSLDGIETTFTDAILVDNHIYFLATAENTTSTYEDGEILGSIIGKINFQTFELEDVVVLSEHQKFEGLTLFEQKENTISFLLCEDTDKEVDYSVLYHLIIKN from the coding sequence ATGGAAAAAATTCAACTTACCGAATTCAAAAAAATAAAAGGGATTAGTGCCGCATCCGGATTATTATTTAGTAAAGATGTTATTTTTATAATTTCAGATAACAGTTCGTTTTTGTATCAGTATGTCATCGATAAAGATTTGGTATTAAAATTTCCATTAGTTAAAGATGCCAAAGAAAACATCGTTAAAAAGGATAAACCCGACTTAGAAGCCATTACTTCCTTTGGGAATCAATTATTTTTATTGGGCTCTGGTTCAACAGATAAACGCAATACCATGTTTACACTCGATTTAACCAATGACCAATTACAAACCAATGATTTGTCGCAACTGTATACTTTTTTAAGAGAAATTGCAAAATTAGAATCGGACGAATTAAATATTGAAGGGGCTATTTGTGCAGACAAAACCATGTATTTATTTCAACGCGGTAACGGACAAAACAGCAAAAACGGAATTTTCATTGTACCCGATAGTCAAGAACGTCCCATTCAATATTTCCCGGTTACCTTACCTTCATTAGACGGAATCGAAACCACATTTACTGACGCAATTTTGGTGGATAATCATATTTATTTTTTAGCAACAGCCGAAAATACTACATCAACCTATGAAGATGGAGAAATATTGGGAAGTATAATAGGAAAAATTAATTTCCAAACTTTTGAATTGGAAGACGTGGTTGTACTTTCAGAACATCAAAAATTTGAAGGATTGACATTATTTGAACAAAAAGAAAATACCATTAGCTTTTTACTTTGTGAAGACACAGATAAAGAAGTAGATTATTCGGTTCTATACCATTTAATCATCAAGAATTAA
- a CDS encoding PPK2 family polyphosphate kinase, whose product MEKFRLEDYKITKPIKLSDYATEIDWDWDDDKKEEELDKLRNKLSEWQDVMYAHNRYGVLIGLQGMDTSGKDSLIREVFKEFNPRGVVVHSFKTPNSTELEHDYLWRHYLALPEKGKFAVFNRTHYENLLVTRVHPEYILNENLPGIEKVEDITPQFWENRFEQITNFEKHIAQNGTIVLKFFFYMSKEEQRKRLLKRLEQTEHQWKFSAGDLKERECWDDYMKYYEEILNRTSNETAPWFVIPSDDKEMARYLVARIMWEELQKFPVKEPELTEKDKANFELYKQQLG is encoded by the coding sequence ATGGAAAAATTCAGATTAGAAGATTATAAAATTACGAAACCAATAAAATTATCAGATTATGCAACCGAAATTGATTGGGATTGGGATGATGATAAAAAAGAAGAAGAACTTGATAAACTTCGTAACAAGTTAAGCGAATGGCAAGATGTGATGTATGCGCACAACCGCTATGGAGTTCTGATTGGTTTGCAAGGGATGGATACGAGTGGAAAAGACAGCTTAATTCGTGAAGTTTTTAAAGAATTTAATCCGCGTGGGGTAGTGGTACACAGTTTTAAAACGCCAAATTCTACCGAATTAGAACACGATTATTTGTGGCGTCATTATTTGGCTTTACCAGAAAAAGGGAAGTTTGCCGTTTTTAATAGAACGCATTATGAAAATTTGTTGGTTACCCGAGTGCATCCAGAATATATTTTGAATGAAAATTTACCGGGTATTGAAAAGGTAGAAGACATTACCCCGCAATTTTGGGAAAACCGATTCGAGCAAATAACTAATTTTGAAAAGCATATCGCTCAAAACGGAACTATTGTGTTGAAATTTTTCTTTTATATGAGTAAAGAGGAACAACGTAAGCGACTGTTAAAACGTTTAGAGCAAACCGAGCACCAATGGAAGTTTTCGGCAGGTGATTTAAAAGAGCGTGAGTGTTGGGACGATTACATGAAGTATTACGAAGAAATTTTGAATAGAACTTCCAATGAAACAGCGCCTTGGTTTGTAATACCGTCTGATGACAAAGAAATGGCACGTTATTTAGTGGCGAGAATTATGTGGGAAGAATTACAAAAATTTCCAGTTAAGGAACCCGAATTAACCGAAAAAGACAAAGCGAATTTTGAGTTGTATAAGCAGCAATTAGGTTAA
- a CDS encoding DUF3570 domain-containing protein — MKKRIITAAFLAFIFGNKANAQETKTDSSAYKKTKLKIEEVNFISSYYTQDGNNSAVTGGVGTEKLTDVATTLDIKVSRRDKKNRKQLYGFELGVDSYTSASSDKIDPNTVTSASYQDVRVYPSLNFSSENEEKRQIFSSGVSASAEYDYFSLGANLGYTKYSKNKNTEFNVKGMAFFDTWKVILPIELRNNPDPNYKQGDMKPRTSYNLGFTLSQVMNRNFQMAFLLDLGYQEGLLATKFNRVYFNDSPLNSALATVKSENLPDTRFKIPIGMRANYFLGDHLILRAFYRYYWDNWNINSHTISLEPTIKLSAFSSLSIPYRYYVQTKADYFQPIFQHNLADEYFTSDYDLSAFSSNMIGLGYKIVDHNKGLFNVKRINSLELRYGYYNRNNGLSSHIVTLAMKFK; from the coding sequence ATGAAAAAAAGAATAATTACGGCTGCTTTTTTAGCCTTCATTTTTGGAAATAAAGCAAATGCACAAGAAACCAAAACGGATTCTTCTGCTTATAAGAAAACAAAATTAAAAATTGAAGAAGTTAATTTCATCTCGAGTTATTATACGCAAGACGGGAATAATTCTGCCGTAACAGGTGGAGTTGGAACTGAAAAATTAACAGATGTTGCAACTACATTAGACATAAAAGTATCCAGACGAGATAAGAAAAATAGAAAACAATTGTATGGATTTGAATTAGGAGTAGATTCGTATACTTCTGCTTCTTCAGATAAAATTGATCCAAACACGGTGACTTCTGCTTCGTATCAAGATGTTCGTGTATATCCTTCATTAAATTTCAGTTCAGAAAATGAAGAAAAAAGACAAATCTTTTCTTCTGGAGTTTCGGCATCAGCAGAATATGATTATTTCTCTTTAGGGGCTAATTTGGGTTATACCAAATATTCTAAAAATAAAAACACGGAGTTCAATGTAAAAGGTATGGCCTTTTTTGACACTTGGAAAGTGATATTACCTATTGAATTACGAAATAATCCCGATCCTAATTACAAACAAGGCGATATGAAACCGCGAACGTCCTATAATTTAGGCTTCACGTTATCACAAGTCATGAATCGTAATTTTCAAATGGCATTCTTGTTGGATTTAGGCTATCAAGAAGGATTGTTAGCTACCAAATTCAACCGCGTCTACTTTAATGATAGTCCTTTGAATTCTGCATTAGCCACTGTAAAATCTGAAAACTTACCCGATACACGATTTAAAATACCAATAGGAATGCGTGCCAATTATTTCTTAGGTGACCACCTCATCTTAAGAGCCTTTTATCGTTATTATTGGGACAATTGGAATATTAATTCACACACCATAAGTTTAGAACCAACGATTAAACTATCGGCGTTTTCATCATTATCGATCCCTTATCGTTATTATGTTCAAACCAAAGCCGATTACTTTCAGCCCATATTTCAACATAATTTAGCGGATGAATACTTTACCAGTGATTATGATTTATCGGCCTTTTCAAGTAATATGATTGGTTTAGGATACAAAATCGTGGATCATAATAAAGGTTTATTCAATGTAAAAAGAATCAACAGTTTAGAACTTAGATATGGTTATTATAATCGAAATAATGGATTAAGTTCGCATATTGTCACATTAGCAATGAAGTTTAAGTAA
- a CDS encoding DUF4266 domain-containing protein has protein sequence MKKLVAVFALIALASCSEVKEYQKSKINDSDMELSARKSEKFENTFMLYREASSGANGGKTGGGCGCN, from the coding sequence ATGAAAAAATTAGTAGCCGTATTCGCTTTAATTGCTTTGGCAAGTTGTTCCGAAGTAAAAGAATACCAAAAATCAAAAATTAACGACTCCGATATGGAGTTAAGCGCTCGTAAATCTGAAAAATTTGAAAATACTTTTATGTTGTATCGTGAAGCTAGTTCAGGTGCCAACGGCGGTAAAACAGGTGGTGGTTGTGGATGTAATTAA
- a CDS encoding FAD:protein FMN transferase: MIYKKNLKLMGNRFEISVVSDNENWAYEKIDLAITEIQRIEKLLTTFSNESVTYQINENAGIQPVQVPKEVYDLIFRCQMLSKMTQGAFDISYGSIDKRFWNFDLNMKELPNKEEAKKAVELINYQNIKLNPNDSSVFLKLKGMRIGFGGIGKGYAAERAKIILKENGVTSGIVNAAGDLTTWGYQENGEAWTIGIADPNKKEALFSTFKITNTSVATSGNYEKFVLIGGKKYSHTIDPKTGYPITGIKSVTIIAENAEIADALATPVTVMGIEVGLDFINQLPNIGCIIIDDFDNIYHSKNIKIS, encoded by the coding sequence ATGATTTATAAAAAGAATCTGAAATTGATGGGAAATCGATTTGAGATTTCTGTTGTAAGTGATAATGAAAATTGGGCTTATGAAAAAATTGATTTAGCCATTACTGAAATCCAACGCATTGAAAAATTACTCACTACATTTTCAAATGAAAGCGTAACTTATCAAATAAACGAAAATGCTGGAATTCAACCTGTTCAAGTTCCAAAAGAAGTTTATGATTTAATTTTTCGTTGTCAAATGCTTTCTAAAATGACACAAGGTGCATTCGATATTAGCTATGGAAGTATTGATAAACGATTTTGGAATTTCGACCTCAACATGAAAGAATTACCCAATAAAGAAGAAGCAAAAAAAGCAGTTGAACTCATTAATTATCAAAACATTAAATTAAATCCTAACGACTCTAGTGTATTCTTAAAATTAAAAGGTATGCGCATTGGATTTGGAGGAATTGGTAAAGGCTATGCCGCTGAAAGAGCAAAAATAATTTTAAAAGAAAACGGGGTTACCAGTGGAATTGTCAATGCCGCAGGAGATTTAACTACTTGGGGCTATCAAGAAAATGGTGAAGCATGGACTATTGGAATTGCTGATCCAAATAAAAAAGAAGCACTATTTTCAACGTTTAAGATTACTAACACTTCCGTGGCTACCTCAGGTAACTATGAAAAGTTTGTCCTCATTGGAGGAAAAAAATATTCCCATACCATAGATCCCAAAACAGGGTATCCAATAACCGGAATTAAAAGTGTAACAATTATTGCAGAAAATGCAGAAATCGCAGATGCCTTAGCTACTCCAGTAACCGTAATGGGTATTGAGGTGGGATTGGACTTCATTAATCAATTGCCTAATATCGGATGTATCATTATAGACGATTTTGACAACATATACCATTCAAAAAATATTAAAATTTCCTAA
- a CDS encoding thioredoxin family protein has protein sequence MKKLIALLLLVSSFGFAQQTESFAQKLEKAKTEHKKVLLYFSGSDWCAPCIKFKKFIVNTEEFKNFATENLVLYNADFPRQSKNKLAKEIEKENEALAEKYNSRGQFPLILLLDENGNIVKKWEEYPKETVQEFIEKLKS, from the coding sequence ATGAAAAAGTTAATTGCGCTATTGCTATTAGTATCTAGTTTTGGATTTGCTCAACAAACGGAATCTTTTGCACAAAAACTAGAAAAAGCTAAAACAGAACACAAAAAAGTTTTACTTTATTTTTCGGGTTCGGATTGGTGTGCTCCTTGTATAAAATTTAAAAAATTTATTGTAAATACCGAAGAATTTAAAAACTTTGCTACCGAAAATTTAGTACTTTATAATGCCGATTTTCCGAGACAATCAAAAAATAAATTAGCCAAAGAAATTGAAAAGGAAAATGAAGCTTTAGCAGAAAAATACAATTCCAGAGGACAATTCCCGTTAATTTTATTATTAGATGAAAATGGAAATATTGTAAAAAAATGGGAAGAATATCCTAAAGAAACGGTTCAAGAATTCATTGAAAAATTGAAAAGCTAA
- a CDS encoding thiamine diphosphokinase gives MSSHHIVRDDQEPALIIANGASCSEELLGQLLEWSPYVIVLDSAIERVFELGIKVDVLLGDFDRAFDAHDYKNKQYPLEIVYAPDQNKTDLEKAFDFLIEKGHKAVNVIWATGKRADHTLVNLTTICNYKEQLKIVLFDDYSKIFLLPNQFKKWYNKNTIISLIPIGKVEGIYSENLFYPLNNHTLELGIRTGSSNHVTKDGLVTITHEKGNLLLIESFE, from the coding sequence ATGTCATCACACCACATTGTACGCGACGATCAAGAACCGGCATTAATTATAGCTAATGGTGCTTCTTGTAGTGAAGAGTTATTAGGACAATTATTAGAATGGTCACCTTATGTAATTGTATTGGATAGTGCCATTGAGCGTGTATTTGAATTAGGAATTAAAGTAGATGTTTTATTAGGGGATTTTGACAGGGCTTTTGATGCTCATGACTATAAAAACAAACAATATCCTTTAGAAATAGTTTATGCGCCTGACCAAAATAAAACCGACTTAGAAAAAGCCTTTGATTTTTTAATTGAAAAAGGACATAAAGCTGTTAATGTGATTTGGGCAACCGGAAAAAGAGCCGATCATACATTAGTTAATTTAACTACTATTTGTAACTATAAAGAACAGTTGAAAATTGTCCTTTTTGATGACTATTCTAAAATTTTTCTTTTACCCAATCAATTCAAAAAATGGTACAATAAAAACACAATTATTTCATTAATACCTATTGGAAAAGTTGAAGGTATTTATTCTGAAAATTTATTTTACCCTTTAAACAATCATACATTAGAGTTAGGCATAAGAACTGGAAGTAGCAATCATGTAACTAAAGATGGACTTGTAACAATTACACATGAAAAAGGAAATTTGTTATTAATTGAAAGCTTCGAATAA
- a CDS encoding DUF4249 domain-containing protein — MQKLIQYLLIFQSFTFLSCEDVIEVDLNNSAPKLVIDASIKWQKGTAGNEQVIRLTTTGDYYQNTVPVVNGAVVTVTDSNGVVFTFIENSGTGNYVCTNFNPVLNETYTLHVTALGQTYTATDKLYPVPQITTVEQRNDGGFVGEDIELKFNFQDNATEENFYLEQYNVPFRPFPLYGVFNDEFTNGNNMFSLIFDEDFEAGQNITFTLHGISEGYHNYMNILIGISGGLSNGPFSTPPATVRGNIINQTNQEDYPLGYFRLSEVDVRNYTIQ, encoded by the coding sequence ATGCAAAAGCTAATTCAATACCTACTTATATTTCAAAGTTTTACTTTTTTAAGTTGTGAAGACGTAATTGAAGTAGATTTAAATAATTCTGCTCCAAAACTAGTAATTGACGCTTCTATTAAATGGCAAAAAGGAACGGCAGGAAACGAGCAAGTAATCCGTTTAACCACTACAGGAGATTATTATCAAAACACGGTACCGGTAGTAAATGGAGCGGTGGTTACTGTTACTGATTCTAATGGAGTGGTATTTACTTTTATTGAAAATTCAGGAACAGGAAATTATGTATGTACTAATTTTAATCCTGTTCTAAATGAAACTTACACACTACATGTTACCGCGCTAGGTCAAACGTATACGGCAACAGACAAACTCTATCCTGTTCCACAAATCACAACAGTTGAACAACGAAATGATGGCGGTTTTGTGGGAGAAGATATTGAACTTAAATTCAATTTTCAAGATAATGCAACTGAAGAAAATTTCTACTTAGAACAATATAATGTTCCATTTCGACCTTTTCCTTTGTATGGCGTTTTTAATGATGAATTCACCAACGGAAATAACATGTTTTCTTTAATTTTTGATGAAGATTTTGAAGCGGGACAAAACATCACTTTTACTTTACATGGAATATCTGAAGGCTATCATAATTACATGAATATACTTATTGGTATTTCCGGTGGTTTAAGCAATGGACCGTTTAGCACACCACCCGCCACAGTTAGAGGAAACATTATCAATCAAACCAATCAGGAAGACTATCCTTTAGGTTATTTCAGACTTTCTGAAGTGGATGTTAGAAATTATACGATTCAATAA
- a CDS encoding TonB-dependent receptor, with translation MSQNNFLQTLVLLLFTQFILAQEKYTLSGTIREIKGNETVIGASIQISNSNFNRTIQTNEYGYYSISIPKGDYQILIQTLGFEPISEKISLQSNLKKDFLLAEKSKEIEEVVVQTNSKSLKIDKPEMSVNKLTISQIKQMPAILGEVDVIRSILTLPGVTNAGEGQSGFNVRGGSADQNLILLDEATIYNSSHLFGFFSVFNADAIKDLKLYKGGIPARYGGRVASVLDIYQKEGNSNKFSMNGGIGLISSRLLAEGPIVKDKSSFLIAGRSSYAHLFLKLTDNKNSAYFYDLNTKLNYKINENNNLYLSGYFGRDVFSLNKQFINTYGNAVLNLRWNHLYSEKLFTNMSFIYSDYYYGLTLDFIGFNWDSGIKNYNFKYDFKHYLTDKFKLFYGTNAIYYDFNPGKIEPTDSESGINPKQLAKKYAFEPSFYIDAEQKISDKLAVNYGIRYSLFYRLGQETINIYENNQAVIYNEDLKIYEKATPIDTKYYGKNEVIANFNNWEPRIAVAYTVNTNTSIKASYNRMSQYLHLISNTQSPTPLDVWTPSDNFLKPQLLDQFAVGYFKNIKNGDYTLEVETFYKKVKNRLDYIDGADLIANEAIEQVLLTSKSRAYGFEFMAKKNVGKLTGWASYTLSRSEQQTPGRTPGEIGINNGEWYKTGWNKTHNLSVTGAYKLNEKWSFGGIFALQTGQPVTFPTGQYQYQGINVPVYGNRNENVLPTYHRFDVSATLTPRKNNNRNWKGEWVFSIYNLYNRKNAASINFRQNQDSGNNEAVRLSIFGIVPSVTYNFKF, from the coding sequence ATGTCACAAAATAATTTTTTACAAACACTTGTATTACTTCTTTTCACGCAATTCATTTTGGCTCAAGAAAAGTATACGTTAAGTGGTACGATTAGAGAAATTAAAGGAAATGAAACCGTAATTGGAGCTTCAATTCAAATTAGCAATTCCAATTTCAACAGAACTATTCAAACTAATGAATACGGCTATTATTCAATTTCAATTCCAAAAGGTGATTATCAAATTCTAATTCAAACTCTTGGCTTTGAACCAATTTCTGAAAAAATAAGTCTACAATCTAATTTAAAAAAAGATTTTTTATTAGCAGAAAAAAGCAAGGAAATTGAAGAAGTGGTGGTTCAAACCAACAGCAAGAGTCTAAAAATAGACAAACCCGAAATGAGTGTCAACAAACTGACCATTTCTCAAATTAAACAGATGCCTGCTATATTGGGTGAAGTTGATGTTATTCGTTCAATATTAACATTACCTGGTGTAACCAATGCAGGAGAAGGACAATCGGGATTTAATGTTCGAGGTGGTTCAGCGGATCAAAATTTAATTTTATTAGACGAAGCTACTATTTACAATTCGTCACACTTATTCGGTTTCTTTTCTGTTTTTAATGCCGATGCTATTAAAGATTTGAAGTTGTATAAAGGTGGTATTCCTGCCCGATATGGTGGTAGAGTTGCTTCTGTATTAGATATTTACCAAAAAGAAGGAAACAGCAATAAATTTAGCATGAATGGGGGAATTGGTTTAATTTCAAGTAGGTTATTAGCTGAAGGTCCTATTGTTAAAGACAAAAGCTCCTTTTTAATAGCTGGAAGAAGTAGCTATGCTCATTTATTCTTAAAATTGACTGACAATAAAAACTCTGCTTATTTTTATGATTTAAATACTAAATTGAATTATAAAATAAATGAAAACAACAACTTGTATTTATCAGGGTATTTTGGTAGAGATGTGTTTAGTCTTAACAAGCAGTTTATAAACACCTATGGAAATGCTGTTTTGAATTTACGTTGGAACCACTTGTATTCCGAAAAACTATTTACCAATATGTCGTTCATATACAGTGATTATTATTATGGTTTAACGTTAGATTTTATCGGATTTAATTGGGATAGCGGCATCAAAAACTACAATTTTAAATACGATTTTAAACATTATTTAACCGATAAGTTTAAATTATTTTATGGTACAAATGCTATTTATTACGATTTTAACCCGGGAAAAATTGAACCAACCGACAGTGAATCGGGCATCAATCCTAAACAGTTAGCAAAAAAATATGCCTTTGAACCTTCATTTTATATTGATGCTGAACAAAAAATATCAGACAAATTAGCTGTAAATTACGGAATTAGATACAGTTTATTTTATCGTTTAGGTCAAGAAACCATTAACATTTACGAAAACAATCAAGCCGTAATTTACAATGAAGATTTAAAGATTTATGAAAAAGCAACCCCAATTGACACCAAATACTACGGTAAAAATGAAGTCATTGCCAATTTTAATAATTGGGAACCACGAATAGCTGTTGCTTATACTGTCAATACAAACACATCAATCAAAGCCAGCTATAATAGAATGTCGCAATATTTGCATTTAATTTCAAATACCCAATCTCCTACACCACTTGATGTTTGGACTCCAAGTGATAATTTCCTTAAACCTCAACTTCTGGATCAATTTGCTGTTGGTTATTTTAAAAACATAAAAAATGGCGACTATACTTTAGAAGTTGAAACCTTTTATAAAAAAGTTAAAAATCGATTAGATTATATTGATGGTGCCGATTTAATTGCCAATGAAGCAATAGAACAAGTTTTATTAACGAGTAAATCAAGAGCTTATGGCTTTGAATTTATGGCCAAAAAGAATGTAGGCAAATTAACGGGATGGGCTTCCTATACGCTTTCGCGCTCAGAACAACAAACTCCAGGCAGGACACCCGGTGAAATTGGAATTAATAATGGAGAATGGTACAAAACGGGTTGGAATAAAACACATAATTTGTCGGTTACAGGAGCTTACAAATTAAATGAGAAATGGAGCTTTGGAGGAATTTTTGCCTTACAAACAGGGCAACCTGTAACATTTCCAACAGGACAATACCAATACCAAGGAATAAATGTACCTGTTTATGGTAATAGAAATGAAAATGTATTACCAACCTACCACCGATTTGATGTATCTGCTACTTTAACACCAAGAAAAAACAACAATAGAAATTGGAAAGGAGAATGGGTATTTAGCATTTATAATTTATACAATAGAAAAAATGCCGCATCTATTAATTTTAGACAAAATCAAGACAGCGGTAACAACGAAGCCGTTCGATTGTCTATTTTTGGAATTGTTCCTAGTGTTACGTATAACTTTAAATTTTAA